The DNA window AATTCTCTCTGTAGAGGGTGACACGCACCCCAGACTTTTTCGCTCAATGACAGTGCGTTTCTATACACGTAGATTGGAGCCTAGTCAGAGCAAGGGTTTGAGGCTTCTTCAAAATCTTCGTGAATAATCCAGGTTAGAGGAGGATGAACGATTTTTACCTCGTACCCAAAGAGTAAAACTACCCTACTTTTCCATGTTCCAGTGGTGGGTGTAAACGGCATCCACCTTGGTGCAGTTTCGCGAAGAAAACAGCAGCAGTGACAGCCTGAGTCGATTAATAGTAATGATGAAATCCTGCTGTGACAGCAGTTTTTTTGTTTGTCCACAATCCTCTAATAGGGAGAAGGACTGCAATATTGACAATCCATCGACTGTCGTATTCGAGATCGAGTTCGACGTTCGGGTGACTAGAGAGTGGACCCAGCATCAGAAGGACTCCTGTACCCACTCTCGCGCTATGGCGATCGCCTCTATTGCTTTAGCTCGAACCAAATTTCTGCTGCAAGTTCGCGAAAGCCGTCTGCAGTAGCACGAGAAGATCAAACTGCGCGATCGCTCTCGCTGCCCGACTGGGCTTCTAATTTCGCTAAGCGGCTGCGCAGGTCGAGGTTGTCTTGCTTGAGTGCGTCGAGCTCCTCGCGCAGCTCCTTCACCACCTTGTCGGTACCCAATTTGCGGCGGACGCTGACGATCGCCTCTTCCGCGCGGCGGCGCACGCGTCCGTCGGGCGTGCGCTCGGCCAAACCGCTCAGGATCGCGATCGCCTTGGGGGTCTGCATATGAGACAGCGCGCCGACGACGGCCACCTGGGTTAGGAAGAACGACTCGCCCGCGATCGCGTCGAGCTGCTCGAGAATCCGTTCCACGCGATCGGGTTCTTGACCGGCCGCCACGGCGCCGAGCGCGCGAATTGCCGCGAGCCGCAGGGCTTGTGGTATGCCGATCTGCACGTACTCCAGAATCGCGTCTGCGGCCTCGGGCGTGGTTTTAAGCTTGCTCAACCCGCCGATCGCGCCGGCTCTGACCACTTCGTTCCAACCCGCCCGCGATCGCAGCACGTCTTTCAGCAGCTCCAGAACCTCTGGCGCCCGCGCCTTAAGCGTCCCCGTTACCATACCGCCGAGGGCGCGCAAGGCAGTTGCCTCGGTGTAGTAGCTCGGGTCGCCGGCCTTGGCAATGCGCGCGATCGCTTCAAAGCTTTTCTCCGTCTTGAGCTTGCCGAGGGCGTCGAGCACGGCACGGCGGACACGCGCGTCGGCGTCGTCCAACCCGGCGATTAGCTCGGCGGCAGCGCGATCGAGTTCGACTTTCCCGAGTTGCTTGGCAACTTCCACGCGGACGCCCCAGAACGGGTCGGTTTGCAGGGCTTTTCCCAACGCTTTAACGGCATCCAGGTTGCCTTGCTTGCCAAGCGCCTCGGCAGCATAGATTCGAGCGATAACATCGCGATCGTGCTGGAGTTGGGCTTTGAGTTCTCGGGCGGGATACGCCAGCTCGACGGTTTTGAGGTGGGCGTTCCCCGCATCGAAGCTCACATATTGCGGCTGGCGATCGAGCGGGAAGTAAAAGCTGTGCTCGGGCTCGTTCACGCGCAGCGTAACGGTTTTGTAGGTCGGCTCGCTGCCGGTCTCGACGTAACCGAATGCTACGGGAATCCGCAGGTCGAAAATTTCGCGTTTGGTCCCGTCTTTGTCGGTTTTGGCTTGCGACTGGGTAACGGTTAGTTGTGCCAAGTTCGAGGCTGCATCCCAGCTATAAGCAACTTTGAAGTCCGGGTGACCGCCACGGAAAACGTACTGGTCGAACAGCGGGGCCAGGTTGCGACCGGTAGCGTTGTCGATCGCCCGCAGCAAGTCGATGGTTTCGACCGTTTTGTGAGCGTTATCGCGGACAAAGGCGTGTATGGCGCGATCGAACTCCGCATCGCCCAATGCAGCACGAATCATGTGGTAGACGCACGCCCCTTTTTCGTAGAGGTGGCGATCGTAAAGTTCGATTGCCTCGCGGTAGACGTTGGTGACGATCGGGCGGCGGTAGCGCGTACTGTCCTCGTCGAGGTAGCTGCGGGCTTCACCCAGCAAATAGTAAGCCGCATCATCGTTCCCGTATTCGTGCTCCGTCCATTGCACTTCGGCGTAGGACGCCATCCCTTCTTTGATCCAGGCATGGGACCAGTGCTTGATGACGACCAAGTCGCCAAACCACTGGTGTGCCAGCTCGTGGGCAACGAGACTTTCGGAGCGCATGTTGTCGATCTCGGCCCGTTCGTCGAGCAGACAGCGATCGGTGAGCAGCGTGCAGGAGGTGTTTTCCATGCCGCCGAAGATGAAGTCATCGACGCATACTTGCGCGTACTTCGGAAACGCATAGCGATAGCCGTACTTTTCGCTAAAAAAGGCAACCATGCGCGGGGTTTTGCCGAGGGTACGGGCAGCTTGTTCCGCGCGGTCGGGAGCAACGTGGTAAGTGATCGGAATGCCGTCCCACTCGTCCCGGGTTTCCACGAACTCGCCCGCGGCCAAGGTCATCAGGTAGGTTGGGTGAACCTGCGCTTGGAACCAGTGAAAGATCCGTTCGTTGCCCAGATCGGTCGTATCAGTTAGCGTGCCGTTAGAAATCGCTGTGTAGGGTTTGGCAACGCGTACGCGCAGCTCAGAGCTAGCAAGCTGGCCGGGATAATCGAAGCACGGGAACCAGAAGCGAGAATCCTCATCTTCGCCTTGGGTCCAGGCTTGGGTGGGTTTGTCGGGGTAGCGGTCGGTCGGACCGACGAAATAGAGTCCGCGTTGGGGCTGCTCGACGCAATAGTCGACCGACAGCTCGATCGCCTCGGTCCCGGTCGGTTGCGCCAGTCGTACGCGCAGTTGCTTGCCGTCGTAGTGGAAGGGTTGCGCGATCGATCCGATCCGCACGGCGTCGATCTGTAAATCTTCTGCATCGAGGACCAGGGTATCGATGCCCGCGCGCACCGGGACGAGGACCGTCGTGCAGGTGCCGCTGAAGCTGCGGTTGTCGAAGTCGATTGCCAGTTCGAGCAGAATGTGTTTGACTCGGCCGGGGCGATCGGGATTGTAGTGAGGCGTCGCGCCGGGTAGTTCGAAGGCTCTGCGGCTGTCGTCTTCGGTATCGAAGTAAAAGCGGTGCAAGTGGTTCGGCATGGCAACGGTGCGCCTTTATCCGGTAGGGTTGCAGCGATCCTCTCTGGTCTAGCAGACGCGCGCGATCGCCGACAACTCCTATCTAGAACTTCTATCAAGAGTCCCAGGTCAATACTCATCCGCTCGATGCGCGAAGGTACGAGTCGGTTGCGGCAGGGATAGGTCGCGGAGCATGCGCTTGCCCGGCATATTGGTTGATTGCCCGCGCGCAAACGGCCGGTTATCAGTCGACCGGGCGATCGCGGTCGCCGGACTGCTGCAGTGAAGGAGCGATCGCGCGGGCTTCCATTCTCAATAGTTTGGTTGGAAAACGGCATTGGTTGAAGCAGTGGAGCGATCCGGCATGCGCCGGGAGACCGCTACTATCGAGATCGAGGAGATCGCCTTTTCAATCTGCGTGCTTGACCCTAAACAATGCTCGATACTCAAACCGTTTTAAATGTGCTGCGTCCGGTCCAAGATCCGGAACTGCAAAAAAGCCTC is part of the Rubidibacter lacunae KORDI 51-2 genome and encodes:
- a CDS encoding M1 family metallopeptidase — encoded protein: MPNHLHRFYFDTEDDSRRAFELPGATPHYNPDRPGRVKHILLELAIDFDNRSFSGTCTTVLVPVRAGIDTLVLDAEDLQIDAVRIGSIAQPFHYDGKQLRVRLAQPTGTEAIELSVDYCVEQPQRGLYFVGPTDRYPDKPTQAWTQGEDEDSRFWFPCFDYPGQLASSELRVRVAKPYTAISNGTLTDTTDLGNERIFHWFQAQVHPTYLMTLAAGEFVETRDEWDGIPITYHVAPDRAEQAARTLGKTPRMVAFFSEKYGYRYAFPKYAQVCVDDFIFGGMENTSCTLLTDRCLLDERAEIDNMRSESLVAHELAHQWFGDLVVIKHWSHAWIKEGMASYAEVQWTEHEYGNDDAAYYLLGEARSYLDEDSTRYRRPIVTNVYREAIELYDRHLYEKGACVYHMIRAALGDAEFDRAIHAFVRDNAHKTVETIDLLRAIDNATGRNLAPLFDQYVFRGGHPDFKVAYSWDAASNLAQLTVTQSQAKTDKDGTKREIFDLRIPVAFGYVETGSEPTYKTVTLRVNEPEHSFYFPLDRQPQYVSFDAGNAHLKTVELAYPARELKAQLQHDRDVIARIYAAEALGKQGNLDAVKALGKALQTDPFWGVRVEVAKQLGKVELDRAAAELIAGLDDADARVRRAVLDALGKLKTEKSFEAIARIAKAGDPSYYTEATALRALGGMVTGTLKARAPEVLELLKDVLRSRAGWNEVVRAGAIGGLSKLKTTPEAADAILEYVQIGIPQALRLAAIRALGAVAAGQEPDRVERILEQLDAIAGESFFLTQVAVVGALSHMQTPKAIAILSGLAERTPDGRVRRRAEEAIVSVRRKLGTDKVVKELREELDALKQDNLDLRSRLAKLEAQSGSESDRAV